One genomic window of Limnothrix sp. FACHB-406 includes the following:
- a CDS encoding EamA family transporter — translation MTIQELGLLLGSIVASVVGQFLLKAGALRLGKVTGDNWLSHLLSMVTTWELVAGLTAYGLGAIAYILLLTRVKLSIAAPSVSLIYVFTVLIGVVAFGESLPIARLVGVGLIMTGVVLVASQS, via the coding sequence GTGACGATTCAGGAATTGGGTTTGCTGTTGGGGTCAATTGTGGCCAGCGTGGTGGGGCAATTTTTGCTAAAAGCGGGGGCCCTGCGCTTGGGCAAAGTGACCGGCGACAACTGGCTCAGTCACTTGCTGTCCATGGTCACCACCTGGGAACTGGTGGCAGGGCTGACGGCCTACGGCCTCGGGGCGATCGCCTATATCCTGCTGTTGACCCGGGTTAAGCTCAGCATTGCCGCCCCTTCCGTTTCCCTGATCTACGTGTTCACGGTGCTGATTGGGGTGGTGGCTTTTGGGGAATCCCTCCCGATCGCTCGGCTCGTCGGCGTTGGACTGATTATGACCGGGGTGGTTTTGGTGGCCTCTCAGTCCTAG